In one window of Microbacterium sp. PM5 DNA:
- a CDS encoding iron ABC transporter permease: protein MTAALLVVGVILSAGIGQLPVGPAEVVGSLLRSLGIPNAWAPSTPLIEQTLWQIRFPRVAMSVLVGALLALAGAVMQAIFANPLAEPGVVGVSSGAAVGAAAAITLGLTSLGGWATAAFAFVGGLAATLVVYATARSQGRTESVTLILTGIAVNAFTGAALAVLMFAGDTASREQIVFWQLGSMNGSRWTEVGLVGLVGLAAASATVGLARRLDLLALGDRTAAHLGVRVERLRVVAIVLVALLTGVAVAFVGIIAFVGLVVPHVMRMLLGPSNRALLPASLLGGAVVLVYADLLARTVIPSADLPIGVLTSLVGGPFFYVLIRRTRRRAGGWA from the coding sequence GTGACGGCGGCCCTGCTCGTGGTCGGGGTCATCCTCTCGGCGGGGATCGGTCAGTTGCCCGTCGGCCCGGCGGAGGTCGTCGGTTCCCTGCTGCGCTCCCTCGGCATCCCGAACGCCTGGGCACCGTCGACGCCGTTGATCGAGCAGACGCTGTGGCAGATCCGGTTTCCCCGCGTGGCCATGTCGGTGCTGGTGGGAGCGTTGCTCGCGCTTGCCGGCGCCGTCATGCAGGCCATCTTCGCCAACCCCCTGGCCGAGCCCGGTGTCGTCGGGGTGTCTTCGGGCGCCGCCGTCGGGGCCGCCGCCGCGATCACTCTCGGCCTCACCTCCCTCGGCGGCTGGGCGACCGCCGCGTTCGCCTTCGTCGGAGGGCTGGCGGCGACCCTCGTCGTCTACGCGACGGCGCGGTCGCAGGGGCGCACCGAATCGGTCACGCTGATCCTCACCGGCATCGCGGTCAACGCCTTCACGGGAGCCGCGCTCGCCGTGCTGATGTTCGCGGGTGACACGGCTTCTCGCGAGCAGATCGTCTTCTGGCAGCTCGGCTCGATGAACGGCTCCCGGTGGACCGAGGTCGGGCTCGTCGGCCTGGTCGGGCTGGCCGCGGCATCCGCCACGGTCGGTCTCGCCCGCCGGCTCGACCTGCTGGCCCTCGGCGACCGGACGGCGGCGCACCTGGGGGTGCGGGTCGAACGGCTGCGCGTGGTCGCGATCGTGCTGGTCGCCCTGCTCACGGGGGTCGCCGTGGCCTTCGTGGGCATCATCGCCTTCGTGGGGCTGGTGGTGCCGCACGTGATGCGGATGCTGCTGGGTCCCTCCAACCGCGCGCTGCTTCCCGCCTCGCTGCTCGGCGGGGCGGTGGTGCTGGTCTACGCCGACCTTCTCGCCCGCACCGTGATCCCGTCCGCGGACCTCCCCATCGGCGTGCTGACGTCGCTCGTCGGCGGGCCGTTCTTCTACGTGCTCATCCGCCGCACCCGTCGCCGCGCCGGAGGCTGGGCATGA
- a CDS encoding heme ABC transporter ATP-binding protein, giving the protein MSGLAYALRDVSYRVGAPGGGVEILAGVTLDIAYGRVLALVGPNGAGKSTLLSVLTGDALPSAGTVELDGRPLAQWRARELARARSVLLQSHQVAFSFTAADVVEMGRAPWINTARADDDDRLIAEALRRADVSHLREREFPSLSGGEKARVSLARVLAQDTPVVLLDEPTAALDLRHQEDVLRIARELAAEGRAVVVVLHDLSLAGAYADEIAVIDRGRLVAHGQPAEVLAEERIAEVYGIPVRVLADPDTGRPIVLVRRDPSG; this is encoded by the coding sequence ATGAGCGGGCTCGCCTATGCGCTCCGCGACGTGTCCTATCGGGTCGGGGCGCCCGGGGGAGGCGTCGAGATCCTCGCGGGCGTCACCCTCGACATCGCGTACGGACGGGTGCTGGCGCTCGTCGGCCCCAACGGCGCCGGGAAATCCACTCTCCTGAGCGTGCTGACCGGGGATGCCCTGCCTTCCGCCGGCACGGTGGAGCTCGACGGGCGTCCGCTCGCCCAGTGGCGGGCGCGGGAGCTCGCACGCGCACGGTCGGTCCTTCTGCAGTCGCATCAGGTCGCATTCTCGTTCACGGCGGCCGACGTCGTGGAGATGGGCCGAGCGCCCTGGATCAACACGGCGCGGGCCGACGACGACGATCGCCTCATCGCCGAGGCGCTGAGGCGGGCGGACGTGTCTCATCTGCGTGAGCGGGAGTTCCCGTCGTTGTCGGGCGGCGAGAAGGCGCGGGTGTCGCTGGCCCGCGTGCTGGCGCAGGACACGCCCGTCGTGCTGCTCGACGAGCCCACGGCCGCCCTCGACCTCCGTCACCAGGAGGACGTGCTGCGGATCGCGCGCGAGCTGGCGGCGGAGGGGCGCGCGGTGGTCGTGGTGCTCCACGACCTGTCGCTCGCCGGCGCCTACGCAGACGAGATCGCGGTCATCGATCGCGGACGACTCGTAGCGCACGGCCAACCCGCGGAGGTCTTGGCGGAGGAGCGGATCGCCGAGGTCTACGGCATCCCCGTGCGCGTGCTGGCCGACCCCGACACCGGCCGGCCGATCGTCCTCGTCCGGCGCGATCCATCGGGATGA